The following coding sequences lie in one Lepeophtheirus salmonis chromosome 11, UVic_Lsal_1.4, whole genome shotgun sequence genomic window:
- the rdgB gene encoding protein retinal degeneration B isoform X7, whose amino-acid sequence MSPRFSLEIETYYTPDGGHLENVFNLTDSEKRNRSVDLIDVVNDNQDVIFGEPEKEDPTIYISSKTDRGPLSSDWIQTYWDEVKSDPLQRQPTPSGKSIMCAYKLCKVEFRYWGMQSKIERFIHDVALRKTMLHAHLQAWIWQDEWFGLTMEDIRAIEAETAELLKKTMHAADPDAIPSEQTDDCHNVHNNPSNEHKLTNNANSSATLNSSDSSQDMRAKFKGIEYGDKDIPDILPKQQQKQPHSSAKIPPQPPPRHKMEIPKSCSNHTSPMEACEQGDSDEEFFDCREEINDTVSLAKWSSMELPPMNEDESSGGGVGDMLKVENTQHHVSFRRVNSLRSNNNDNNDYIPVNRTLSSGSTSTCPTTLLIFVMHGGSVLDPCVDLSVRKSDVTTFRGALESIMRTHYPSLVGHVTIKSIPCAAVCSEALAVLSSLSPYSFDVNTTNGDFGISNDRLPVGTIPLFATCSPEYENAVTKVIKSANDAYKEFMHSEEGQGFFGQTVIVGDSVGSILAYDALCRSVKRAYSDSSVAGDDMLLSSGKEDVRKVDSLSSTTYSDSNEDYQQSRSHLSTPQVQCSRKACDIYEERCSRLDFEVSDFFTFGSPLGILLAYRKIQQQTSNHSIHPYSIPRPAVQQMYNLFHPSDPIACRIEPLLSARFSRVPPVNVSRYQKYPMGDGTCLSLIEFIQSNPGIFGVDNSRPTTPGKSRRLSEDSIVSGVLDTQQLHTINILKPKWWGSRRIDYALYCPEGLANFPTSCLPHLFHSSYWESSDVISFILRILVRGEPLTTHESNPLEHHQFTPTQPREKWIKKRTSVKIRNGAANHRGNDVVVKEGIPQVLQARFSYGPLDMSALTGEKVDIHIMKDPPGGDWLYLATELTDKNGRLSYTLKEQMGYGIYPVRMLVRGDHTMLHMYLAVVPPYTECVVFSIDGSFAASVSVTGKDPKVKPGAVDIVRHWQELGYVIVYVTARPDMQLQKVVSWLSQHNFPHGLVSFADGFTTDPLRHKADYLRNLIEIHSVVIHRAYGSNKDISVYSGIGLKPEQIYVVGKPSKKQVGAGTWLLEGYADHLAELTSRGGSRTAQGNARMVIPKAIFGLPGQKSSGGLTRRRTLRPSAKRTISYPVNSETSNTSSNNSPTPSSHNYNTLPSYSANSERITTYNEGF is encoded by the exons attttCACTAGAAATTGAAACGTATTATACTCCTGATGGTGGTCACTTGGAAAACGTATTTAACTTAACTGACTCTGAAAAACGGAATCGTTCTGTGGATTTGATCGACGTAGTCAATGACAATCAG GATGTAATCTTTGGCGAACCTGAGAAAGAGGATCCTACAATCTACATTTCCTCTAAAACAGATCGAGGACCCCTTTCTTCAGACTGGATTCAAACATATTGGGATGAAGTCAAATCGGATCCCCTGCAACGGCAGCCTACCCCCTCCGGAAAAAGCATTATGTGTGCCTATAAACTCTGTAAAGTTGAATTCAGATACTGGGGAATGCAAAGTAAAATTGAGAG gtTTATTCATGACGTAGCATTGAGGAAAACGATGCTTCACGCTCACTTACAAGCTTGGATTTGGCAAGATGAGTGGTTTGGTCTTACTATGGAGGACATACGAGCTATTGAGGCGGAAACAGCGGAGCTTCTAAAGAAAACAATGCATGCTGCCGATCCTGATGCAATTCCCTCAGAGCAGACTGATGATTGtcacaatgtacataataatcCTTCAAATGAACACAAGTTGACCAATAATGCAAATAGCAGTGCTACACTCAATAGTTCAGACTCATCACAGGATATGAGAGCTAAGTTTAAAGGGATTGAGTATGGTGACAAAGACATTCCAGATATTTTACCAAAACAGCAGCAGAAACAGCCTCATAGTAGTGCCAAGATTCCTCCTCAACCCCCGCCAAGGCATAAAATGGAAATCCCAAAGTCTTGCTCCAATCATACAAGTCCAATGGAGGCTTGCGAACAAGGAGACTCTGATGAAGAGTTTTTCGATTGTCGAGAAGAAATAAATGATACTGTTTCCTTAGCCAAATGGAGCTCAATGGAATTACCCCCCATGAATGAGGATGAGAGCTCAGGTGGTGGTGTTGGTGATATGCTCAAAGTAGAAAATACCCAACATCACGTCTCATTTCGAAGAGTTAACTCACTTCGAtccaataataatgataacaatgaTTATATCCCCGTTAATCGAACACTTTCATCAGGATCAACTTCTACTTGCCCAACTACACTTTTGATCTTTGTTATGCATGGAGGATCCGTTCTTGACCCCTGTGTGGATTTATCCGTCAGAAAATCAGATGTCACAACGTTTCGAGGAGCATTAGAGTCCATCATGAGAACTCATTATCCTTCTTTGGTAGGTCATGTTACAATAAAGAGTATTCCCTGCGCTGCCGTGTGTTCGGAAGCCCTAGCAGTTCTTTCAAGTCTTAGTCCTTATAG TTTTGATGTCAATACGACAAATGGAGACTTTGGGATTTCCAATGATCGACTCCCTGTCGGAACCATTCCGTTATTTGCCACATGTTCTCCTGAATATGAGAACGCCGTAACCAAAGTCATCAAATCAGCCAATGATGCTTATAAGGAGTTCATGCATTCTGAAGAGGGTCAAGGATTCTTTGGACAGACCGTTATTGTGGGCGACTCTGTGGGATCCATCTTAGCTTATGACGCCCTTTGCAGAAGTGTCAAGAGAGCTTATAGTGATTCATCCGTTGCTGGAGATGATATGCTACTTTCCTCTGGAAAAGAGGACGTTCGCAAAGTGGATTCCCTTTCATCCACAACTTATTCTGATTCTAATGAAGACTATCAACAAT CTCGATCTCACCTATCTACTCCTCAAGTTCAATGTTCTCGAAAGGCATGTgatatttatgaagaaagaTGCTCCCGTTTAGATTTTGAAGTATCTGATTTTTTCACATTTGGAAGTCCCTTAGGAATTCTTCTTGCGTATCGAAAAATTCAGCAACAAACCTCAAATCATTCCATTCATCCTTACAG TATACCACGCCCCGCCGTCCAACAAATGTACAATCTATTTCATCCCAGTGACCCCATTGCTTGTCGAATCGAACCACTACTTTCTGCTCGATTTTCAAGAGTTCCTCCCGTAAATGTATCTCGATACCAAAAGTATCCTATGGGCGATGGAACATGTCTATCACTTATTGAGTTTATACAATCGAATCCGGGGATTTTTGGTGTTGATAATAGTCGTCCAACGACTCCTG GTAAAAGTCGTCGCCTCTCAGAGGATAGTATTGTTAGTGGCGTTTTGGACACTCAGCAACTACATACCATCAATATACTAAAGCCAAAGTGGTGGGGCAGTAGGAGGATCGACTATGCCCTCTACTGTCCCGAAGGTCTTGCAAATTTCCCTACCAGCTGTCTTCCTCACTTATTTCATTCCTCCTATTGGGAATCATCTGATGTCATTTCTTTCATACTAAGAATACTTGTTCGGGGAGAGCCCCTAACTACCCATGAAAGCAATCCTCTTGAGCACCATCAATTCACCCCGACTCAGCCTCGAGAAAAGTGGATAAAGAAAAGAACAAGTGTCAAAATTAG aAATGGAGCTGCCAATCATCGCGGTAACGATGTTGTAGTCAAAGAAGGAATTCCTCAAGTGCTACAAGCTCGATTCAGTTACGGACCCCTGGACATGTCTGCTCTCACTGGAGAAAAAGTCGATATTCATATTATGAAAGATCCTCCAGGAGGTGATTGGCTTTACTTGGCCACAGAACTCACTGATAAAAATGGTCGTCTTTCGTACACTCTCAAAGAACAGATGGGCTATGGAATCTATCCAGTCCGTATGCTTGTTAGAGGAGATCACACAATGCTTCATATGTACCTAGCCGTTGTTCCTCCTTATACTGAATGTGTGGTTTTCAGTATTGATGGATCTTTTGCAGCAAGTGTATCAGTAACTGGAAAAGACCCAAAAGTAAAGCCTGGAGCTGTAGATATTGTTCGCCACTGGCAAGAACTTGGATATGTGATAGTTTACGTAACAGCAAGACCAGAcatgcaattacaaaaagttgtTTCATGGCTCTCGCAGCATAACTTTCCTCATGGCCTTGTTTCCTTTGCCGATGGGTTCACGACGGATCCTCTGAGACACAAGGCCGACTATCTCCGAAACCTTATTGAAATTCATTCAGTTGTTATTCATCGAGCATATGGGAGTAACAAAGACATATCCGTCTACTCTGGCATTGGTCTCAAACCCGAGCAAATATACGTTGTAGGAAAACCCAGCAAAAAACAAGTGGGAGCAGGAACTTGGCTTCTAGAAGGCTATGCCGATCATTTAGCAGAGCTCACATCAAGAGGTGGCTCACGAACTGCGCAAGGAAATGCAAGGATGGTCATACCTAAAGCTATTTTTGGACTTCCAGGACAAAAGTCAAGTGGGGGACTCACTCGAAGACGTACTCTGAGGCCTTCTGCAAAAAGAACCATATCCTATCCAGTCAACAGTGAGACAAGTAACACTAGTTCTAACAACAGCCCCACTCCCTCAtctcataattataatactctGCCATCATACTCAGCAAATTCAGAACGAATAACAACCTATAATGAAG
- the rdgB gene encoding protein retinal degeneration B isoform X3: protein MLIKEYRIPLPMTVDEYRIAQLYMIAKKSRDESSGTGSGVEILINEPYSNGPGGSGQFTHKIYHVGSHLPGWFKSLLPKSALIVEEESWNAYPYTKTKFKCPFVEKFSLEIETYYTPDGGHLENVFNLTDSEKRNRSVDLIDVVNDNQDVIFGEPEKEDPTIYISSKTDRGPLSSDWIQTYWDEVKSDPLQRQPTPSGKSIMCAYKLCKVEFRYWGMQSKIERFIHDVALRKTMLHAHLQAWIWQDEWFGLTMEDIRAIEAETAELLKKTMHAADPDAIPSEQTDDCHNVHNNPSNEHKLTNNANSSATLNSSDSSQDMRAKFKGIEYGDKDIPDILPKQQQKQPHSSAKIPPQPPPRHKMEIPKSCSNHTSPMEACEQGDSDEEFFDCREEINDTVSLAKWSSMELPPMNEDESSGGGVGDMLKVENTQHHVSFRRVNSLRSNNNDNNDYIPVNRTLSSGSTSTCPTTLLIFVMHGGSVLDPCVDLSVRKSDVTTFRGALESIMRTHYPSLVGHVTIKSIPCAAVCSEALAVLSSLSPYSFDVNTTNGDFGISNDRLPVGTIPLFATCSPEYENAVTKVIKSANDAYKEFMHSEEGQGFFGQTVIVGDSVGSILAYDALCRSVKRAYSDSSVAGDDMLLSSGKEDVRKVDSLSSTTYSDSNEDYQQSRSHLSTPQVQCSRKACDIYEERCSRLDFEVSDFFTFGSPLGILLAYRKIQQQTSNHSIHPYSIPRPAVQQMYNLFHPSDPIACRIEPLLSARFSRVPPVNVSRYQKYPMGDGTCLSLIEFIQSNPGIFGVDNSRPTTPGKSRRLSEDSIVSGVLDTQQLHTINILKPKWWGSRRIDYALYCPEGLANFPTSCLPHLFHSSYWESSDVISFILRILVRGEPLTTHESNPLEHHQFTPTQPREKWIKKRTSVKIRNGAANHRGNDVVVKEGIPQVLQARFSYGPLDMSALTGEKVDIHIMKDPPGGDWLYLATELTDKNGRLSYTLKEQMGYGIYPVRMLVRGDHTMLHMYLAVVPPYTECVVFSIDGSFAASVSVTGKDPKVKPGAVDIVRHWQELGYVIVYVTARPDMQLQKVVSWLSQHNFPHGLVSFADGFTTDPLRHKADYLRNLIEIHSVVIHRAYGSNKDISVYSGIGLKPEQIYVVGKPSKKQVGAGTWLLEGYADHLAELTSRGGSRTAQGNARMVIPKAIFGLPGQKSSGGLTRRRTLRPSAKRTISYPVNSETSNTSSNNSPTPSSHNYNTLPSYSANSERITTYNEVLL from the exons ggCACGGGCTCCGGAGTCGAAATCCTAATAAACGAACCCTATTCTAACGGTCCTGGAGGTTCTGGACAatttactcataaaatataCCATGTAGGAAGTCATCTCCCTGGATGGTTCAAATCCTTACTTCCAAAGTCAGCCTTGATTGTGGAGGAAGAGTCATGGAACGCATATCCCTACACCAAAACAaagttcaagtgtccttttgttgaaaa attttCACTAGAAATTGAAACGTATTATACTCCTGATGGTGGTCACTTGGAAAACGTATTTAACTTAACTGACTCTGAAAAACGGAATCGTTCTGTGGATTTGATCGACGTAGTCAATGACAATCAG GATGTAATCTTTGGCGAACCTGAGAAAGAGGATCCTACAATCTACATTTCCTCTAAAACAGATCGAGGACCCCTTTCTTCAGACTGGATTCAAACATATTGGGATGAAGTCAAATCGGATCCCCTGCAACGGCAGCCTACCCCCTCCGGAAAAAGCATTATGTGTGCCTATAAACTCTGTAAAGTTGAATTCAGATACTGGGGAATGCAAAGTAAAATTGAGAG gtTTATTCATGACGTAGCATTGAGGAAAACGATGCTTCACGCTCACTTACAAGCTTGGATTTGGCAAGATGAGTGGTTTGGTCTTACTATGGAGGACATACGAGCTATTGAGGCGGAAACAGCGGAGCTTCTAAAGAAAACAATGCATGCTGCCGATCCTGATGCAATTCCCTCAGAGCAGACTGATGATTGtcacaatgtacataataatcCTTCAAATGAACACAAGTTGACCAATAATGCAAATAGCAGTGCTACACTCAATAGTTCAGACTCATCACAGGATATGAGAGCTAAGTTTAAAGGGATTGAGTATGGTGACAAAGACATTCCAGATATTTTACCAAAACAGCAGCAGAAACAGCCTCATAGTAGTGCCAAGATTCCTCCTCAACCCCCGCCAAGGCATAAAATGGAAATCCCAAAGTCTTGCTCCAATCATACAAGTCCAATGGAGGCTTGCGAACAAGGAGACTCTGATGAAGAGTTTTTCGATTGTCGAGAAGAAATAAATGATACTGTTTCCTTAGCCAAATGGAGCTCAATGGAATTACCCCCCATGAATGAGGATGAGAGCTCAGGTGGTGGTGTTGGTGATATGCTCAAAGTAGAAAATACCCAACATCACGTCTCATTTCGAAGAGTTAACTCACTTCGAtccaataataatgataacaatgaTTATATCCCCGTTAATCGAACACTTTCATCAGGATCAACTTCTACTTGCCCAACTACACTTTTGATCTTTGTTATGCATGGAGGATCCGTTCTTGACCCCTGTGTGGATTTATCCGTCAGAAAATCAGATGTCACAACGTTTCGAGGAGCATTAGAGTCCATCATGAGAACTCATTATCCTTCTTTGGTAGGTCATGTTACAATAAAGAGTATTCCCTGCGCTGCCGTGTGTTCGGAAGCCCTAGCAGTTCTTTCAAGTCTTAGTCCTTATAG TTTTGATGTCAATACGACAAATGGAGACTTTGGGATTTCCAATGATCGACTCCCTGTCGGAACCATTCCGTTATTTGCCACATGTTCTCCTGAATATGAGAACGCCGTAACCAAAGTCATCAAATCAGCCAATGATGCTTATAAGGAGTTCATGCATTCTGAAGAGGGTCAAGGATTCTTTGGACAGACCGTTATTGTGGGCGACTCTGTGGGATCCATCTTAGCTTATGACGCCCTTTGCAGAAGTGTCAAGAGAGCTTATAGTGATTCATCCGTTGCTGGAGATGATATGCTACTTTCCTCTGGAAAAGAGGACGTTCGCAAAGTGGATTCCCTTTCATCCACAACTTATTCTGATTCTAATGAAGACTATCAACAAT CTCGATCTCACCTATCTACTCCTCAAGTTCAATGTTCTCGAAAGGCATGTgatatttatgaagaaagaTGCTCCCGTTTAGATTTTGAAGTATCTGATTTTTTCACATTTGGAAGTCCCTTAGGAATTCTTCTTGCGTATCGAAAAATTCAGCAACAAACCTCAAATCATTCCATTCATCCTTACAG TATACCACGCCCCGCCGTCCAACAAATGTACAATCTATTTCATCCCAGTGACCCCATTGCTTGTCGAATCGAACCACTACTTTCTGCTCGATTTTCAAGAGTTCCTCCCGTAAATGTATCTCGATACCAAAAGTATCCTATGGGCGATGGAACATGTCTATCACTTATTGAGTTTATACAATCGAATCCGGGGATTTTTGGTGTTGATAATAGTCGTCCAACGACTCCTG GTAAAAGTCGTCGCCTCTCAGAGGATAGTATTGTTAGTGGCGTTTTGGACACTCAGCAACTACATACCATCAATATACTAAAGCCAAAGTGGTGGGGCAGTAGGAGGATCGACTATGCCCTCTACTGTCCCGAAGGTCTTGCAAATTTCCCTACCAGCTGTCTTCCTCACTTATTTCATTCCTCCTATTGGGAATCATCTGATGTCATTTCTTTCATACTAAGAATACTTGTTCGGGGAGAGCCCCTAACTACCCATGAAAGCAATCCTCTTGAGCACCATCAATTCACCCCGACTCAGCCTCGAGAAAAGTGGATAAAGAAAAGAACAAGTGTCAAAATTAG aAATGGAGCTGCCAATCATCGCGGTAACGATGTTGTAGTCAAAGAAGGAATTCCTCAAGTGCTACAAGCTCGATTCAGTTACGGACCCCTGGACATGTCTGCTCTCACTGGAGAAAAAGTCGATATTCATATTATGAAAGATCCTCCAGGAGGTGATTGGCTTTACTTGGCCACAGAACTCACTGATAAAAATGGTCGTCTTTCGTACACTCTCAAAGAACAGATGGGCTATGGAATCTATCCAGTCCGTATGCTTGTTAGAGGAGATCACACAATGCTTCATATGTACCTAGCCGTTGTTCCTCCTTATACTGAATGTGTGGTTTTCAGTATTGATGGATCTTTTGCAGCAAGTGTATCAGTAACTGGAAAAGACCCAAAAGTAAAGCCTGGAGCTGTAGATATTGTTCGCCACTGGCAAGAACTTGGATATGTGATAGTTTACGTAACAGCAAGACCAGAcatgcaattacaaaaagttgtTTCATGGCTCTCGCAGCATAACTTTCCTCATGGCCTTGTTTCCTTTGCCGATGGGTTCACGACGGATCCTCTGAGACACAAGGCCGACTATCTCCGAAACCTTATTGAAATTCATTCAGTTGTTATTCATCGAGCATATGGGAGTAACAAAGACATATCCGTCTACTCTGGCATTGGTCTCAAACCCGAGCAAATATACGTTGTAGGAAAACCCAGCAAAAAACAAGTGGGAGCAGGAACTTGGCTTCTAGAAGGCTATGCCGATCATTTAGCAGAGCTCACATCAAGAGGTGGCTCACGAACTGCGCAAGGAAATGCAAGGATGGTCATACCTAAAGCTATTTTTGGACTTCCAGGACAAAAGTCAAGTGGGGGACTCACTCGAAGACGTACTCTGAGGCCTTCTGCAAAAAGAACCATATCCTATCCAGTCAACAGTGAGACAAGTAACACTAGTTCTAACAACAGCCCCACTCCCTCAtctcataattataatactctGCCATCATACTCAGCAAATTCAGAACGAATAACAACCTATAATGAAG
- the rdgB gene encoding protein retinal degeneration B isoform X1, whose amino-acid sequence MLIKEYRIPLPMTVDEYRIAQLYMIAKKSRDESSGTGSGVEILINEPYSNGPGGSGQFTHKIYHVGSHLPGWFKSLLPKSALIVEEESWNAYPYTKTKFKCPFVEKFSLEIETYYTPDGGHLENVFNLTDSEKRNRSVDLIDVVNDNQDVIFGEPEKEDPTIYISSKTDRGPLSSDWIQTYWDEVKSDPLQRQPTPSGKSIMCAYKLCKVEFRYWGMQSKIERFIHDVALRKTMLHAHLQAWIWQDEWFGLTMEDIRAIEAETAELLKKTMHAADPDAIPSEQTDDCHNVHNNPSNEHKLTNNANSSATLNSSDSSQDMRAKFKGIEYGDKDIPDILPKQQQKQPHSSAKIPPQPPPRHKMEIPKSCSNHTSPMEACEQGDSDEEFFDCREEINDTVSLAKWSSMELPPMNEDESSGGGVGDMLKVENTQHHVSFRRVNSLRSNNNDNNDYIPVNRTLSSGSTSTCPTTLLIFVMHGGSVLDPCVDLSVRKSDVTTFRGALESIMRTHYPSLVGHVTIKSIPCAAVCSEALAVLSSLSPYSFDVNTTNGDFGISNDRLPVGTIPLFATCSPEYENAVTKVIKSANDAYKEFMHSEEGQGFFGQTVIVGDSVGSILAYDALCRSVKRAYSDSSVAGDDMLLSSGKEDVRKVDSLSSTTYSDSNEDYQQSRSHLSTPQVQCSRKACDIYEERCSRLDFEVSDFFTFGSPLGILLAYRKIQQQTSNHSIHPYSIPRPAVQQMYNLFHPSDPIACRIEPLLSARFSRVPPVNVSRYQKYPMGDGTCLSLIEFIQSNPGIFGVDNSRPTTPGKSRRLSEDSIVSGVLDTQQLHTINILKPKWWGSRRIDYALYCPEGLANFPTSCLPHLFHSSYWESSDVISFILRILVRGEPLTTHESNPLEHHQFTPTQPREKWIKKRTSVKIRNGAANHRGNDVVVKEGIPQVLQARFSYGPLDMSALTGEKVDIHIMKDPPGGDWLYLATELTDKNGRLSYTLKEQMGYGIYPVRMLVRGDHTMLHMYLAVVPPYTECVVFSIDGSFAASVSVTGKDPKVKPGAVDIVRHWQELGYVIVYVTARPDMQLQKVVSWLSQHNFPHGLVSFADGFTTDPLRHKADYLRNLIEIHSVVIHRAYGSNKDISVYSGIGLKPEQIYVVGKPSKKQVGAGTWLLEGYADHLAELTSRGGSRTAQGNARMVIPKAIFGLPGQKSSGGLTRRRTLRPSAKRTISYPVNSETSNTSSNNSPTPSSHNYNTLPSYSANSERITTYNEECIEQYFKLLLVLHHK is encoded by the exons ggCACGGGCTCCGGAGTCGAAATCCTAATAAACGAACCCTATTCTAACGGTCCTGGAGGTTCTGGACAatttactcataaaatataCCATGTAGGAAGTCATCTCCCTGGATGGTTCAAATCCTTACTTCCAAAGTCAGCCTTGATTGTGGAGGAAGAGTCATGGAACGCATATCCCTACACCAAAACAaagttcaagtgtccttttgttgaaaa attttCACTAGAAATTGAAACGTATTATACTCCTGATGGTGGTCACTTGGAAAACGTATTTAACTTAACTGACTCTGAAAAACGGAATCGTTCTGTGGATTTGATCGACGTAGTCAATGACAATCAG GATGTAATCTTTGGCGAACCTGAGAAAGAGGATCCTACAATCTACATTTCCTCTAAAACAGATCGAGGACCCCTTTCTTCAGACTGGATTCAAACATATTGGGATGAAGTCAAATCGGATCCCCTGCAACGGCAGCCTACCCCCTCCGGAAAAAGCATTATGTGTGCCTATAAACTCTGTAAAGTTGAATTCAGATACTGGGGAATGCAAAGTAAAATTGAGAG gtTTATTCATGACGTAGCATTGAGGAAAACGATGCTTCACGCTCACTTACAAGCTTGGATTTGGCAAGATGAGTGGTTTGGTCTTACTATGGAGGACATACGAGCTATTGAGGCGGAAACAGCGGAGCTTCTAAAGAAAACAATGCATGCTGCCGATCCTGATGCAATTCCCTCAGAGCAGACTGATGATTGtcacaatgtacataataatcCTTCAAATGAACACAAGTTGACCAATAATGCAAATAGCAGTGCTACACTCAATAGTTCAGACTCATCACAGGATATGAGAGCTAAGTTTAAAGGGATTGAGTATGGTGACAAAGACATTCCAGATATTTTACCAAAACAGCAGCAGAAACAGCCTCATAGTAGTGCCAAGATTCCTCCTCAACCCCCGCCAAGGCATAAAATGGAAATCCCAAAGTCTTGCTCCAATCATACAAGTCCAATGGAGGCTTGCGAACAAGGAGACTCTGATGAAGAGTTTTTCGATTGTCGAGAAGAAATAAATGATACTGTTTCCTTAGCCAAATGGAGCTCAATGGAATTACCCCCCATGAATGAGGATGAGAGCTCAGGTGGTGGTGTTGGTGATATGCTCAAAGTAGAAAATACCCAACATCACGTCTCATTTCGAAGAGTTAACTCACTTCGAtccaataataatgataacaatgaTTATATCCCCGTTAATCGAACACTTTCATCAGGATCAACTTCTACTTGCCCAACTACACTTTTGATCTTTGTTATGCATGGAGGATCCGTTCTTGACCCCTGTGTGGATTTATCCGTCAGAAAATCAGATGTCACAACGTTTCGAGGAGCATTAGAGTCCATCATGAGAACTCATTATCCTTCTTTGGTAGGTCATGTTACAATAAAGAGTATTCCCTGCGCTGCCGTGTGTTCGGAAGCCCTAGCAGTTCTTTCAAGTCTTAGTCCTTATAG TTTTGATGTCAATACGACAAATGGAGACTTTGGGATTTCCAATGATCGACTCCCTGTCGGAACCATTCCGTTATTTGCCACATGTTCTCCTGAATATGAGAACGCCGTAACCAAAGTCATCAAATCAGCCAATGATGCTTATAAGGAGTTCATGCATTCTGAAGAGGGTCAAGGATTCTTTGGACAGACCGTTATTGTGGGCGACTCTGTGGGATCCATCTTAGCTTATGACGCCCTTTGCAGAAGTGTCAAGAGAGCTTATAGTGATTCATCCGTTGCTGGAGATGATATGCTACTTTCCTCTGGAAAAGAGGACGTTCGCAAAGTGGATTCCCTTTCATCCACAACTTATTCTGATTCTAATGAAGACTATCAACAAT CTCGATCTCACCTATCTACTCCTCAAGTTCAATGTTCTCGAAAGGCATGTgatatttatgaagaaagaTGCTCCCGTTTAGATTTTGAAGTATCTGATTTTTTCACATTTGGAAGTCCCTTAGGAATTCTTCTTGCGTATCGAAAAATTCAGCAACAAACCTCAAATCATTCCATTCATCCTTACAG TATACCACGCCCCGCCGTCCAACAAATGTACAATCTATTTCATCCCAGTGACCCCATTGCTTGTCGAATCGAACCACTACTTTCTGCTCGATTTTCAAGAGTTCCTCCCGTAAATGTATCTCGATACCAAAAGTATCCTATGGGCGATGGAACATGTCTATCACTTATTGAGTTTATACAATCGAATCCGGGGATTTTTGGTGTTGATAATAGTCGTCCAACGACTCCTG GTAAAAGTCGTCGCCTCTCAGAGGATAGTATTGTTAGTGGCGTTTTGGACACTCAGCAACTACATACCATCAATATACTAAAGCCAAAGTGGTGGGGCAGTAGGAGGATCGACTATGCCCTCTACTGTCCCGAAGGTCTTGCAAATTTCCCTACCAGCTGTCTTCCTCACTTATTTCATTCCTCCTATTGGGAATCATCTGATGTCATTTCTTTCATACTAAGAATACTTGTTCGGGGAGAGCCCCTAACTACCCATGAAAGCAATCCTCTTGAGCACCATCAATTCACCCCGACTCAGCCTCGAGAAAAGTGGATAAAGAAAAGAACAAGTGTCAAAATTAG aAATGGAGCTGCCAATCATCGCGGTAACGATGTTGTAGTCAAAGAAGGAATTCCTCAAGTGCTACAAGCTCGATTCAGTTACGGACCCCTGGACATGTCTGCTCTCACTGGAGAAAAAGTCGATATTCATATTATGAAAGATCCTCCAGGAGGTGATTGGCTTTACTTGGCCACAGAACTCACTGATAAAAATGGTCGTCTTTCGTACACTCTCAAAGAACAGATGGGCTATGGAATCTATCCAGTCCGTATGCTTGTTAGAGGAGATCACACAATGCTTCATATGTACCTAGCCGTTGTTCCTCCTTATACTGAATGTGTGGTTTTCAGTATTGATGGATCTTTTGCAGCAAGTGTATCAGTAACTGGAAAAGACCCAAAAGTAAAGCCTGGAGCTGTAGATATTGTTCGCCACTGGCAAGAACTTGGATATGTGATAGTTTACGTAACAGCAAGACCAGAcatgcaattacaaaaagttgtTTCATGGCTCTCGCAGCATAACTTTCCTCATGGCCTTGTTTCCTTTGCCGATGGGTTCACGACGGATCCTCTGAGACACAAGGCCGACTATCTCCGAAACCTTATTGAAATTCATTCAGTTGTTATTCATCGAGCATATGGGAGTAACAAAGACATATCCGTCTACTCTGGCATTGGTCTCAAACCCGAGCAAATATACGTTGTAGGAAAACCCAGCAAAAAACAAGTGGGAGCAGGAACTTGGCTTCTAGAAGGCTATGCCGATCATTTAGCAGAGCTCACATCAAGAGGTGGCTCACGAACTGCGCAAGGAAATGCAAGGATGGTCATACCTAAAGCTATTTTTGGACTTCCAGGACAAAAGTCAAGTGGGGGACTCACTCGAAGACGTACTCTGAGGCCTTCTGCAAAAAGAACCATATCCTATCCAGTCAACAGTGAGACAAGTAACACTAGTTCTAACAACAGCCCCACTCCCTCAtctcataattataatactctGCCATCATACTCAGCAAATTCAGAACGAATAACAACCTATAATGAAG